CAGCCAGCGGACGTTCTGCAACGTGCTCGACATTCAGGGCGACCGCCTGGCCATCTCGGTGGACTTCACCGCGCCGCGCTCGGGCGAACTCAATTAATTGAGCGCACTACGTGAAGCTGGGTGAAGCGTGCGATGACGTCGAAATCCCGGTCGCGGTGCCAGACGGGTGCTTGGTGTTCGATCGCGATCGCCGCGATGAGGCAGTCCATAGAGGAGCGAATCGTATATCCGCGGCTTCGGCCAGCGCGATAGATTTCGGCTGCGGAACGGAACAGCGCAAGTGGGACGGGGTCGCTGAGGACGGGTAAGCTTAGGATGGCTGGCACGAGGCCCGGCCACGGGCGCTCAGACGTAAGCCCCTGGAGCACCTCCTGAACCACGG
The nucleotide sequence above comes from Acidobacteriota bacterium. Encoded proteins:
- a CDS encoding PIN domain nuclease codes for the protein MARASAARNRCPYLLGRSEHGSGGAIASPKTPAASPLFRQRRLARGSGGNARGSTPSPEKPRPPLTLADTSVWVHLLQTRPVAELDFASLVQVVTCPPVVQEVLQGLTSERPWPGLVPAILSLPVLSDPVPLALFRSAAEIYRAGRSRGYTIRSSMDCLIAAIAIEHQAPVWHRDRDFDVIARFTQLHVVRSIN